From Mucilaginibacter rubeus, a single genomic window includes:
- a CDS encoding phosphodiester glycosidase family protein, translating into MRLSVVFVLLFVLCAGEVSAQTDSVNFKRVEWETKRLAPGIRLRQAWFRGKTLFKSNQFISVLEIKPKIKNRLSIAFEPKVKRTTSDFGSGSMAIAAINGTFFDVKNGGSVDFIRAGGQIINENHLEKNNTRARHQQAALVIKNGALHIDEWDGSTDWEKNLDGEDVMLTGPLLLHNDKQAKLDSNTFNVARHPRSAMAVTDNNRVLMITVDGRDANSAGMSLFELRQVLRWLHCRDGVNLDGGGSTTLWTKAQGVVNYPSDNGKWDHKGQRRVANVILVKRN; encoded by the coding sequence ATGCGTTTATCAGTCGTATTCGTGCTATTATTTGTGTTGTGTGCAGGAGAGGTATCCGCACAAACAGATTCTGTAAACTTTAAACGAGTAGAGTGGGAAACCAAACGATTGGCTCCCGGCATTCGTTTAAGGCAGGCATGGTTTAGGGGGAAAACGCTTTTTAAATCCAATCAATTTATCTCTGTTCTGGAGATTAAACCCAAAATCAAAAACAGGCTTAGCATCGCTTTTGAACCAAAAGTAAAAAGAACAACCAGCGATTTTGGTTCTGGCAGTATGGCCATCGCAGCTATCAACGGTACTTTTTTCGATGTGAAAAATGGTGGCTCGGTTGATTTTATACGGGCTGGCGGACAAATCATCAATGAAAATCATCTTGAGAAAAACAACACGCGGGCAAGGCACCAGCAAGCCGCGCTGGTAATAAAAAATGGCGCGTTGCACATTGACGAATGGGATGGCAGTACCGATTGGGAGAAAAACCTGGACGGCGAAGATGTGATGTTGACAGGGCCGCTGTTGTTACACAACGATAAGCAGGCAAAGCTGGATTCCAACACTTTCAACGTAGCACGGCACCCGAGATCAGCAATGGCGGTGACGGATAATAACAGGGTGTTGATGATCACGGTTGATGGCCGTGACGCTAACTCGGCAGGAATGAGCCTGTTTGAGTTGCGCCAGGTACTTCGCTGGCTGCACTGCCGGGATGGAGTAAACCTTGACGGCGGAGGTTCAACAACATTATGGACAAAAGCCCAGGGCGTTGTAAACTATCCGTCTGATAACGGAAAGTGGGATCATAAAGGGCAGCGAAGGGTTGCCAACGTAATATTGGTTAAAAGGAACTAA
- a CDS encoding SusC/RagA family TonB-linked outer membrane protein, whose product MKKKLLNLLLVLLFFCVQAFAQQKTITGKVTSADDGKPLPGVSIKIKGTPNGVITDGNGSYSIQASGGQVLVFSFISFATQEVTVKDGATINVKLGADTKSLNEVVVVGYGTQKRANLTGAVATVDTKVLQSRPITDVARGLQGVVPGLTITTATGDLGTDPKIRLRGLVGSINTGAAGAAPLILVDNVEIPSLQLINPDDIESISVLKDAASSSIYGARGAFGVILVTTKTGKRNGTNRITYSNNFAWSSPTKQLELASAADNSQASLTALQRFNPNTSSYSIIGYSVDQASIQKMRDWETQYGSQNLGPEMVQGRDFDIIGGKLYFYRSWDAGKMYLKDWTPQQSHNVGISGGSEKINYNLGLGYLGQTGVLKVNPDQFDRYNFSLGVGASPTKWLDARAKVILSSTDTKTPFIFSASQYGPYYYLYRWPANYPYGTYNGLPFRSAVTEVQQAKRDDDKNNLSRVSIGGTLKILPGFTVDADYTYTGTNEHLHQTGGNTNAYDFWSFNGTALNYTGYQSASYNKARYYSYWNTVNTGKLFGTYNKSIGDHSFKAILGSDIELNQYTSQSSERRNLLDPNFGEVNLATGDQFATSSDGHYSTLGFFGRINYAYKDKFLLELNGRKDGSSRFPVNQLYGFFPSASAGYVLSKENYMDWSKGFLSFLKVRASYGSIGSQVIGSNNFRSLLTAQNSGWILPSGNATTLTTPSALSPSLTWETIRTADLGLDARFLNDELGLTFDVYNRTTSNMIGPGVTLPSSFGAASPTRNYGELQGKGWELAIDYNHTFSGGFHFSATATLSDAQETITKFANTTLALPAPIAGLNTSYYKGMKLGEIWGFETDRLFTQNDFSGKDAAGHYIYAQGVPSQSKLESGSFYFGPGDVKYKDLNGDGVIYYGSNTVDDHGDKKIIGNSTPRYQYGLRLSADWKGFDLNVYFQGVGKRQLWASGPVVFPGFRAAEGWYSYQMNYWTPSNPNAFYPTPTDYGAAVDKWDYQPQTRYLLNMAYLRLKNLNLGYSFNKAVTRRLGIERLRVFFSGENILTFDHLGNIPIDPEVDFSQTQIDNDRAGFGRVYPYRKTYSMGLQVTF is encoded by the coding sequence ATGAAAAAAAAGCTACTTAACCTGCTTCTGGTTCTGTTGTTTTTTTGCGTGCAGGCCTTTGCCCAGCAAAAAACAATAACCGGAAAAGTAACTTCAGCGGACGACGGAAAACCGCTTCCGGGAGTTTCAATTAAAATTAAGGGAACCCCCAACGGGGTAATTACCGATGGTAACGGATCGTACTCCATTCAAGCCTCAGGCGGACAGGTGCTGGTATTCAGCTTTATCAGCTTTGCCACACAAGAGGTAACCGTAAAGGATGGGGCAACTATCAATGTTAAACTTGGAGCCGATACCAAATCATTGAATGAGGTGGTGGTGGTAGGCTACGGAACACAAAAACGGGCCAACTTAACAGGGGCGGTTGCTACTGTAGATACCAAGGTTTTACAATCACGCCCTATTACCGATGTGGCCCGTGGTCTACAAGGCGTTGTGCCGGGCTTAACCATTACAACCGCTACCGGCGATTTGGGTACCGACCCCAAGATCAGGTTGCGTGGCCTGGTGGGCTCTATAAATACCGGCGCGGCAGGGGCAGCTCCGCTGATATTGGTAGACAACGTAGAGATCCCAAGTCTTCAATTAATTAATCCTGATGATATCGAGTCTATATCGGTATTAAAAGATGCGGCATCATCTTCAATTTATGGTGCCCGTGGCGCGTTTGGTGTTATTTTGGTTACTACCAAGACTGGTAAACGGAACGGTACCAACAGGATCACATACTCTAATAACTTCGCATGGTCATCGCCTACAAAACAACTGGAATTGGCTTCGGCGGCAGATAACTCGCAAGCTTCATTAACGGCGCTGCAGCGTTTTAACCCTAACACCTCGTCATATAGCATTATCGGTTACTCTGTAGATCAGGCATCCATCCAAAAAATGCGTGATTGGGAAACGCAGTATGGCAGTCAGAATTTAGGCCCGGAAATGGTTCAGGGACGTGACTTTGATATCATAGGCGGTAAATTATACTTTTATCGCTCCTGGGATGCGGGTAAAATGTATCTAAAAGATTGGACTCCGCAACAGTCGCACAACGTAGGCATCAGTGGCGGCAGCGAAAAGATCAATTACAATCTCGGCCTCGGTTACCTCGGGCAAACCGGTGTATTAAAAGTAAACCCCGATCAGTTTGACCGTTATAATTTTTCGCTTGGCGTAGGTGCAAGTCCAACCAAATGGCTTGATGCACGTGCCAAAGTAATTTTGTCGAGTACGGACACTAAAACGCCGTTTATCTTTTCGGCAAGTCAATATGGCCCGTACTATTACCTTTATCGCTGGCCGGCAAACTATCCTTACGGTACTTACAATGGGTTGCCTTTCAGGAGCGCTGTAACAGAAGTGCAGCAGGCCAAAAGAGATGACGATAAAAACAACCTGTCAAGAGTTTCGATTGGCGGTACCTTAAAAATTTTACCAGGCTTTACTGTTGACGCGGATTATACCTATACCGGCACCAATGAGCACCTGCATCAAACAGGTGGTAATACCAACGCTTATGATTTTTGGTCGTTTAACGGTACGGCGTTAAACTATACAGGTTATCAAAGCGCCTCGTACAACAAAGCCCGGTACTACTCTTACTGGAACACTGTTAATACCGGTAAATTATTCGGTACTTATAACAAAAGCATTGGCGATCATTCTTTTAAAGCAATTTTAGGATCTGATATCGAGCTTAACCAGTATACAAGCCAATCATCGGAAAGAAGAAACCTGCTTGATCCTAACTTTGGAGAGGTAAACCTTGCCACCGGCGATCAATTTGCCACGTCATCAGATGGGCATTACTCAACGCTTGGTTTTTTCGGGCGTATTAATTATGCTTATAAGGATAAATTCCTGCTCGAACTTAACGGAAGAAAAGATGGTTCATCGCGTTTTCCGGTAAATCAGCTATACGGTTTCTTCCCTTCAGCATCGGCAGGCTACGTATTGAGCAAAGAAAACTACATGGATTGGAGTAAAGGTTTTCTTTCATTCCTGAAAGTGAGGGCATCATATGGTTCAATAGGTAGCCAGGTGATAGGCAGTAATAATTTCAGGTCGCTACTCACCGCCCAAAACTCTGGCTGGATATTACCGTCGGGCAATGCAACGACATTGACTACACCAAGTGCGCTTTCGCCAAGTTTAACCTGGGAAACTATCCGCACTGCCGACCTGGGTTTGGATGCCCGCTTTTTAAATGATGAACTGGGCTTAACATTTGATGTTTACAACAGGACTACCAGCAACATGATCGGTCCGGGTGTAACGCTGCCAAGTTCATTCGGCGCTGCTTCTCCAACCCGTAATTACGGAGAGTTGCAGGGTAAAGGCTGGGAATTGGCTATCGATTATAATCATACATTTAGTGGCGGCTTCCATTTCAGCGCTACCGCCACACTATCGGATGCGCAGGAAACAATTACCAAATTTGCCAACACAACCCTTGCATTGCCCGCGCCAATTGCCGGTTTAAATACATCATATTATAAAGGTATGAAACTGGGTGAGATATGGGGCTTTGAAACTGACAGGTTATTTACCCAGAATGATTTCTCGGGTAAAGATGCTGCCGGGCATTATATCTACGCGCAGGGCGTTCCGTCACAAAGTAAGCTTGAAAGCGGCTCATTTTACTTTGGCCCCGGCGATGTTAAATACAAAGACCTGAACGGTGACGGTGTTATTTATTACGGTAGTAATACAGTTGACGATCATGGCGATAAAAAGATCATCGGTAACTCAACCCCACGTTATCAATACGGATTAAGGTTATCAGCAGATTGGAAAGGTTTTGACCTGAATGTATATTTTCAGGGAGTAGGTAAACGCCAGCTATGGGCCAGCGGTCCGGTGGTGTTCCCGGGTTTCAGGGCAGCTGAGGGATGGTATTCGTACCAGATGAATTATTGGACACCAAGCAATCCTAACGCGTTCTATCCAACACCAACTGATTATGGTGCCGCCGTTGATAAGTGGGATTATCAGCCTCAAACCCGCTATTTGTTAAATATGGCTTACCTGCGCCTCAAAAATTTAAACCTGGGTTATTCATTTAATAAAGCCGTTACCAGGCGCTTAGGCATTGAAAGGTTACGCGTATTCTTCAGCGGTGAAAACATCCTAACCTTCGATCATTTGGGTAATATCCCAATCGATCCGGAAGTCGACTTTTCACAAACCCAGATAGATAATGACCGCGCCGGTTTCGGTCGTGTTTATCCTTACAGAAAAACCTATTCAATGGGATTACAGGTAACATTTTAA
- a CDS encoding exo-beta-N-acetylmuramidase NamZ domain-containing protein produces the protein MKTAILALMLTLTSWITGQQQPRYAPDLSPPASKKALITGADQTEKYLPYLSGKRIGMVVNPSSQIGDKASVDSLKALGVNIVKIFGPEHGFRGDASNGAKVDDSVDPKTGIQVVSLYGKTGKPSPKDLSEVDLMIYDLQDVGARYYTYLATLHRVMEACAENDKELLILDRPNPNGYMVDGPVLDMKLKSGIGFHPVPIAHGMTVGEYAQMINGEGWLANGVKCRLKIITIANYKHSMPYTLPVHPSPNLNTQQSILLYPSLCLFEGTIISQGRGTYFPFTVLGNPDLKGQYGFSFTPVGIKGMSETPLFENQECFGLDLRNYDTQKMVKSKQINLSWLIEMYKAYPYKDRFFDFKQSKQIGNFDKLAGTTDLKEQIIAGKTEDEIRKSWEPKLNQFKKMRKQYLLYP, from the coding sequence ATGAAAACAGCAATCCTTGCTTTAATGTTGACCCTTACCAGTTGGATAACAGGTCAGCAGCAACCCCGTTATGCACCGGATTTATCGCCGCCCGCATCAAAAAAAGCGCTCATTACCGGTGCCGATCAAACTGAAAAGTACCTTCCTTATTTAAGCGGCAAGAGGATAGGGATGGTGGTTAACCCTTCATCTCAAATTGGTGATAAGGCAAGTGTTGATAGCCTGAAAGCCCTTGGGGTAAATATTGTAAAGATCTTTGGCCCCGAGCATGGTTTCAGGGGGGATGCCAGCAACGGCGCAAAGGTTGATGACAGCGTTGATCCTAAAACGGGTATCCAGGTGGTATCGCTATACGGTAAAACAGGAAAGCCAAGTCCAAAAGATTTAAGTGAAGTTGACCTGATGATCTATGACCTGCAGGATGTGGGTGCCAGGTATTATACTTATCTGGCAACCTTGCACCGTGTTATGGAGGCCTGTGCGGAAAACGATAAGGAACTGCTGATACTTGACAGGCCAAATCCCAACGGTTACATGGTTGATGGTCCGGTGCTTGACATGAAACTGAAATCGGGCATAGGGTTTCACCCGGTGCCAATCGCCCACGGAATGACGGTAGGCGAGTATGCCCAAATGATTAACGGCGAGGGCTGGCTTGCCAATGGTGTTAAATGCCGTTTGAAAATTATTACGATAGCCAATTACAAGCATAGTATGCCCTATACGCTTCCGGTACATCCTTCACCAAACTTAAATACCCAGCAATCTATCTTATTATATCCTTCGTTGTGCCTGTTCGAAGGTACAATCATCAGTCAGGGCAGGGGTACTTATTTTCCGTTCACGGTTTTAGGTAATCCCGATTTGAAAGGTCAATACGGGTTTTCATTTACTCCTGTAGGCATCAAAGGTATGAGTGAAACACCGCTGTTTGAAAACCAGGAATGTTTTGGCCTTGATCTCAGGAATTACGATACCCAAAAAATGGTTAAAAGCAAGCAAATTAACCTGAGCTGGCTCATTGAAATGTATAAAGCCTATCCTTATAAAGACCGCTTTTTTGATTTCAAACAAAGTAAACAGATCGGAAACTTTGATAAGCTGGCCGGCACAACTGATCTGAAAGAACAGATCATAGCCGGTAAAACCGAAGACGAGATCAGGAAAAGCTGGGAACCTAAACTAAACCAGTTTAAGAAAATGCGCAAGCAATACCTGCTCTATCCCTGA
- a CDS encoding N-acetyltransferase translates to MEIEMPDKIVTKFTIGNRDGFDALLFISTAIAKEKFAGKIDDQGLQVYINRNFNESELLKELNSLSNQYLIVYVNDKPVGYAKVTSKGTRPTIFEGKTLARIADFGVLEKHSDPLIRKALFEKCLAISTAQQAVWISEYENSPYLDFFESYGFKRSTDIIAPQELPLPPVYLVKEKI, encoded by the coding sequence TTGGAAATTGAAATGCCGGATAAAATAGTAACAAAATTCACTATTGGAAATAGAGACGGATTTGACGCGCTGTTGTTTATCAGTACAGCCATAGCCAAAGAAAAGTTTGCCGGGAAGATTGATGATCAGGGGCTTCAGGTTTATATCAACAGAAACTTCAATGAGAGCGAACTGTTGAAAGAACTGAATAGCTTATCTAATCAATATTTGATTGTTTATGTGAACGACAAGCCAGTCGGTTATGCCAAAGTAACATCCAAAGGTACCCGTCCCACTATTTTTGAGGGCAAAACTTTAGCCCGCATAGCGGATTTTGGGGTATTGGAGAAACATAGCGACCCTTTAATACGGAAAGCATTATTCGAAAAATGCCTTGCCATATCAACTGCTCAGCAAGCGGTTTGGATAAGTGAATATGAAAATAGTCCCTACTTGGATTTCTTCGAAAGCTATGGATTTAAACGAAGTACGGACATCATTGCTCCACAAGAACTTCCGCTCCCGCCTGTTTATCTCGTTAAAGAGAAAATTTGA
- a CDS encoding PQQ-binding-like beta-propeller repeat protein: MRYQKLTILLLALLFAAGISRAQSFKFALVSDTHVNIGNPTAAEDLRRTVKDINNNTDLKFVVITGDITEFGADDELKLAKQILDSLNKKWYIIPGNHDANWSESGSNTFRRVFGSETFAFNYGGYLFAGTSSGPNMRMGPGQVPRENIVWLDSVLNRTSRQTPLIYLNHYPQDSAQNNWYTVINKLKTKNIQMILCGHGHNNHSYTFDGISGVMGRSNLRAKDSVGGYNIVTIANGKATFEERKPGIETKPQWASVDLFDHHFEKDTAHYYRPSYEVNKGTKVKVLWTYQDQSDVGAGMAIANNNIILTDTKGLIYALNRANGKRVWAYATGGKIYSTPSVSNNYVMAGSSDKYIYCLNAATGKLVWKSAAEKAVIASSVIKNNVVYIGASDGHFRAFNLVTGRLVWDFDQVKGFVVTKPLIYQNKIYFGCWANDFYALDVVTGKLVWKWSNGSSNRMFSPAACYPVAANNRVFIVAPDQYMTSLDAATGKVLWREKMRGKRVRESMGISADSALVYVKIMDGQLLGISTKGDSMQIAWTANLQLPYELCPSAIVEDAGVVYVPTHSGIAYAVDRNNGNVLWKYKVSNCLVNPILPYKNTVYVSTTDGKVDALQGPR, from the coding sequence ATGAGATATCAAAAATTAACTATCCTTTTATTGGCACTGTTGTTTGCAGCGGGTATTAGCCGGGCGCAGTCGTTCAAATTTGCCCTGGTGTCTGATACGCATGTCAATATCGGAAACCCGACGGCGGCCGAAGATCTGCGCAGGACGGTAAAGGATATCAATAACAACACTGATTTGAAATTTGTAGTCATCACCGGCGATATAACTGAGTTTGGCGCGGATGACGAACTTAAACTGGCTAAACAAATTCTGGATAGCCTTAACAAGAAATGGTATATCATTCCCGGTAATCATGATGCCAACTGGTCCGAAAGTGGAAGCAATACCTTTCGCCGTGTTTTTGGTTCCGAAACTTTCGCGTTTAATTATGGCGGCTACCTTTTTGCGGGTACCAGCTCTGGCCCCAACATGCGCATGGGGCCAGGCCAGGTGCCAAGGGAAAATATTGTATGGCTCGACTCAGTTTTAAACCGTACCTCTCGTCAAACGCCGCTCATTTACCTGAACCATTATCCGCAGGATTCGGCACAGAATAACTGGTATACGGTAATCAATAAGCTCAAAACCAAAAACATCCAGATGATATTATGCGGACACGGGCATAATAATCATAGTTATACTTTTGATGGGATTTCCGGCGTAATGGGACGATCAAACCTTAGGGCTAAGGATAGTGTTGGCGGCTATAACATTGTAACCATTGCCAACGGAAAGGCCACTTTTGAAGAACGTAAGCCAGGTATAGAAACCAAACCGCAATGGGCTTCGGTCGATCTGTTTGACCATCATTTTGAAAAAGATACGGCGCACTACTATCGCCCTTCATATGAAGTTAATAAGGGAACTAAGGTTAAAGTTTTGTGGACTTACCAGGATCAGAGTGACGTAGGGGCAGGGATGGCTATCGCCAACAATAACATCATCCTTACGGATACCAAAGGCCTGATATACGCCCTCAACAGAGCCAACGGAAAACGCGTTTGGGCGTACGCTACCGGCGGTAAAATATATTCAACCCCAAGTGTGTCCAATAATTACGTGATGGCAGGCTCATCCGATAAATATATTTATTGCCTCAATGCAGCTACCGGTAAATTGGTTTGGAAAAGCGCTGCCGAAAAAGCTGTTATCGCGTCGTCGGTAATTAAAAATAACGTGGTTTACATTGGCGCATCCGACGGTCATTTCCGGGCTTTTAATTTAGTTACCGGCAGGCTGGTGTGGGATTTTGACCAGGTAAAGGGCTTTGTTGTAACCAAACCGCTCATTTACCAGAATAAAATATATTTTGGCTGCTGGGCAAATGATTTTTACGCGCTTGATGTTGTCACTGGCAAACTGGTATGGAAATGGAGTAACGGTTCATCAAACCGCATGTTCTCGCCGGCCGCGTGCTACCCGGTGGCTGCTAACAACCGTGTGTTTATTGTAGCGCCCGATCAGTACATGACTTCCTTAGATGCTGCCACCGGCAAAGTTTTATGGCGCGAAAAAATGCGTGGCAAAAGGGTAAGGGAATCAATGGGGATTTCGGCAGACAGCGCTTTAGTTTACGTGAAGATCATGGACGGCCAGTTGCTCGGGATCTCGACTAAAGGCGATAGTATGCAAATTGCCTGGACTGCCAATTTACAATTGCCCTATGAGCTTTGTCCGTCGGCTATAGTAGAAGATGCCGGCGTGGTTTACGTGCCTACCCATTCGGGTATCGCTTATGCGGTAGATCGTAACAACGGCAACGTATTGTGGAAATACAAAGTATCCAACTGTTTGGTGAACCCGATATTGCCGTACAAAAATACGGTATATGTAAGTACGACAGATGGAAAGGTGGATGCTTTGCAAGGCCCAAGATAG
- a CDS encoding DeoR/GlpR family DNA-binding transcription regulator, with amino-acid sequence MLKEERQNFIMKQLNLHNKVLSSDLCAKLNVSEDTIRRDLNELASNSQIKKVYGGAMSKSFSHSTGVRETYAQEAKRQIAKKALTLISDGMVVLLGGGTTIIEMVRMIPKDLRCTFFVVSPVVAMELIEYSECEVVLLGGTLLHDSYIVTGSMVVNQLADINADLCFLGTNAISMENGITDAIWEVVQVKKAMIKSATKTAIVSIAEKLDSLEKMKVCSINEINYLITDANPGESALSSYSKVLTVL; translated from the coding sequence ATGTTAAAAGAAGAAAGACAGAACTTTATCATGAAGCAGTTGAACCTGCACAACAAGGTATTATCATCAGATTTATGCGCAAAGCTAAATGTATCAGAAGATACTATCAGGCGTGATTTGAATGAGCTTGCCAGTAATTCACAAATCAAAAAGGTTTACGGAGGCGCTATGTCTAAATCATTTTCGCACAGTACGGGGGTAAGGGAAACCTATGCACAGGAAGCCAAAAGGCAAATTGCCAAAAAAGCCTTAACACTTATTAGTGATGGCATGGTAGTACTTTTAGGCGGGGGCACAACTATTATTGAAATGGTGCGGATGATACCCAAAGATTTGAGGTGCACATTTTTTGTTGTTAGTCCGGTGGTGGCCATGGAGCTTATCGAGTATTCGGAATGTGAGGTTGTATTGTTAGGCGGAACATTACTGCACGACTCCTACATTGTTACAGGCTCGATGGTTGTTAATCAGCTTGCGGATATCAATGCTGATCTGTGTTTTTTAGGAACAAATGCCATATCGATGGAAAACGGCATTACCGATGCCATATGGGAAGTTGTTCAGGTTAAAAAAGCTATGATCAAATCGGCAACAAAAACAGCTATTGTGAGCATAGCAGAAAAACTTGATTCGCTCGAAAAAATGAAGGTCTGCAGCATAAATGAAATCAACTACCTCATAACCGATGCCAACCCCGGCGAAAGCGCGTTATCATCTTATTCAAAGGTACTTACTGTACTGTAA
- a CDS encoding RagB/SusD family nutrient uptake outer membrane protein, whose product MKTIKYLMLGLILGSLGCKKADDFLTKPPLDQFTDDTYWTSEGNVRTFAFGFYPTYFVGYASGFDLSWGGYFSGESLNDDFAPTTPTTFTKNVPATGGGWSFSNIRRANLFINRIQTVKMPDEAIKHWTGVARFFRGLEYANKVKAFGDYPWYGKVLLETDTKELYRPRDPRTTVMDSVLADFNYAAANVRTVDAGTGPQGLIVNRYVVLAFMSRVFLFEGAWEKYQANNQAKATEYFTAAKWAANEVITKGGYLVGPDYRKLFNSLDLTGNPEIILYRKYQTGLLTHSLESYVNNEPQTGASKNALDAYLCKDGLPIGVSPLYNGDKTVSDLMTDRDPRISATFVPTVRLNGVVSNYSSSGYAVLKFFNEDIKDLTDGNSNLNDTRAPVIRYGEVLINYAEATAELGTLTQADLDVSINKLRKRTGIGMPALQVIGDQPAVNGAVYDDPKRDPAVPSLLWEVRRERRIELMMEGFRNDDLKKWKKYAYLDTQGNPDINLGAWIKRADYPKTLSVAIQNNADEGYVVPATKSETQRIFNDPKVYLSPLPLDQIKLYKDQGVELKQNPGWQ is encoded by the coding sequence ATGAAAACGATAAAATATTTAATGTTAGGCTTGATCCTTGGTTCATTAGGATGCAAAAAGGCCGATGATTTTTTAACCAAACCGCCGCTTGATCAGTTTACAGATGATACCTATTGGACAAGCGAGGGCAACGTGCGTACGTTTGCTTTTGGTTTTTATCCAACCTATTTTGTTGGCTATGCTTCAGGTTTTGACCTTAGCTGGGGAGGATATTTCTCTGGCGAAAGCTTGAACGATGATTTTGCTCCTACAACGCCTACTACTTTTACCAAAAATGTACCTGCTACGGGTGGCGGATGGTCATTCTCAAATATCCGTAGGGCTAATTTGTTTATTAACCGTATCCAAACCGTTAAAATGCCCGATGAGGCCATTAAGCACTGGACTGGTGTAGCTCGTTTTTTCCGCGGACTGGAGTATGCAAACAAAGTGAAAGCTTTTGGCGATTATCCATGGTATGGTAAAGTATTGCTGGAAACAGACACAAAAGAACTTTATCGTCCGCGCGATCCTCGTACCACGGTGATGGACAGCGTACTGGCCGATTTTAATTACGCGGCTGCCAATGTGCGTACTGTCGATGCAGGAACTGGTCCGCAGGGATTGATAGTGAACAGGTATGTGGTACTGGCCTTCATGTCGCGTGTGTTTTTGTTTGAAGGTGCATGGGAAAAATACCAGGCCAATAACCAGGCAAAAGCGACTGAGTATTTTACAGCGGCAAAATGGGCTGCCAACGAGGTGATCACTAAAGGAGGCTACTTAGTTGGCCCGGATTACCGTAAATTGTTTAACTCACTTGATTTGACAGGTAACCCTGAGATCATCCTTTACAGAAAATATCAAACCGGTTTACTAACGCATAGTCTGGAAAGCTATGTAAATAATGAGCCGCAAACAGGCGCTTCAAAAAACGCTTTAGATGCTTACCTGTGTAAAGATGGCTTACCTATTGGTGTATCGCCACTTTATAACGGCGATAAAACTGTGAGTGATTTGATGACCGATAGGGATCCAAGGATCAGCGCTACGTTTGTGCCAACTGTGAGATTAAACGGGGTAGTATCTAACTATTCATCATCGGGCTATGCTGTATTGAAGTTTTTTAATGAAGATATTAAAGACCTTACCGATGGTAACAGCAATTTAAATGATACCCGGGCCCCGGTGATCCGTTATGGCGAAGTGTTGATAAACTATGCTGAAGCCACTGCTGAGCTGGGTACTTTAACTCAAGCCGATCTGGATGTGTCTATCAATAAATTGCGTAAACGTACCGGTATTGGTATGCCTGCTTTACAGGTAATTGGTGATCAGCCCGCCGTGAATGGCGCTGTTTATGATGATCCAAAACGTGATCCAGCTGTACCGTCGTTGCTGTGGGAAGTACGCCGTGAACGCCGTATCGAGTTAATGATGGAAGGTTTCAGGAATGACGACCTTAAGAAATGGAAAAAGTATGCCTATCTTGATACACAGGGCAACCCGGATATTAACTTAGGTGCCTGGATAAAAAGGGCCGACTATCCTAAAACCTTATCTGTGGCTATCCAAAACAACGCCGACGAGGGCTATGTAGTTCCGGCTACCAAGTCCGAAACACAAAGGATTTTTAATGATCCGAAGGTTTATTTAAGTCCGTTGCCCTTAGATCAGATCAAGCTTTATAAAGATCAGGGTGTTGAGCTGAAGCAGAACCCGGGTTGGCAATAA